Proteins from one Aspergillus nidulans FGSC A4 chromosome VIII genomic window:
- a CDS encoding 2OG-Fe(II) oxygenase family protein (transcript_id=CADANIAT00001137) has protein sequence MGSVSEPFNIPSISYDDLVHDDPKYRHPAAEKFAQALSDSGSRAFFNRDLETKIADHRYSGLTTNARFVPFGSEKVREEPHLDETIELNYGVYDLVPTNDWSLPGRELMDISRPLHEECIRIAYSLLDSLSQSLGLLTSLTSIHGPENTFFAPYYYHFPDDMDNNTLRVPPHIDPTTMLFCFQDSLAGLQTADMRDLMGNLSSTAVAKRAAFYPVGSQPGEFVVLAGHILRKLVGNIKHSVHRVERPLGSEGLHLNFWIVPRLDTRIASGRAGEEEVRAYLNRVFPGHLGGS, from the exons ATGGGGTCTGTATCCGAGCCTTTTAATATTCCTTCCATCAGCTATGACGATCTCGTTCATGATGACCCGAAATATCGGCATCCAGCAGCGGAGAAGTTTGCGCAAGCTCTCAGCGACTCTGGA AGCCGAGCATTCTTCAACCGAGACCTCGAAACAAAGATCGCCGATCACAGATACTCAGGCTTAACAACGAATGCTCGATTCGTTCCATTCGGCAGCGAGAAGGTCCGCGAAGAGCCGCATCTGGATGAAACCATCGAGCTCAACTACGGCGTCTATGACCTGGTGCCAACTAACGATTGGTCCTTGCCCGGAAGAGAGCTGATGGATATCTCAAGGCCCCTGCATGAAGAATGCATCCGGATCGCCTATAGCCTTCTCGACAGCCTTTCTCAATCTCTGGGCCTTTTGACCTCTTTGACGTCTATTCACGGTCCAGAGAACACATTCTTCGCGCCGTACTATTACCATTTCCCCGATGACATGGATAACAATACTCTTCGGGTTCCTCCGCACATAGACCCCACCACAATGCTCTTCTGTTTCCAGGACTCGCTTGCCGGGCTCCAAACTGCTGATATGCGAGACTTGATGGGAAACCTGTCCAGCACGGCAGTCGCAAAGAGGGCAGCGTTCTACCCCGTCGGGAGCCAGCCAGGAGAATTCGTTGTCTTGGCGGGTCATATCCTGAGAAAGCTTGTTGGAAACATTAAGCACTCAGTGCATCGTGTCGAGAGACCGCTGGGCTCAGAAGGACTTCACTTGAATTTTTGGATCGTCCCGCGTCTGGATACGAGGATTGCTTCCGGCCGGGCcggggaggaggaagtgaGGGCATATTTGAATAGGGTGTTTCCAGGGCATTTGGGGGGTTCTTAG
- a CDS encoding uncharacterized protein (transcript_id=CADANIAT00001138): MSTKPTPVPPSLAETIRSRKSQYCRFADTQDFASWATVFSPSVTAQFCDPQGSVVIENGATYSFDNRDQLTIHVVGSGELHFVDGTDEQGISAIWPVIYHAASHGVSGGWSGTGGGHYYETWGVEDGEWVIKSLKFVRGYWRVQIFDQA, translated from the exons ATGTCCACCAAGCCCACCCCCGTCCCTCCATCCCTGGCAGAAACAATCCGATCGAGGAAATCGCAATACTGTCGCTTTGCAGACACCCAGGACTTCGCGTCCTGGGCAACCGTCTTCTCTCCCAGCGTGACCGCACAATTCTGCGATCCCCAGGGCTCTGTCGTCATTGAAAACGGAGCCACATATTCATTCGACAACAGAGACCAACTA ACGATCCATGTCGTCGGCAGTGGAGAGCTGCACTTTGTGGATGGGACAGACGAGCAGGGAATCAGTGCGATCTGGCCGGTTATCTATCATGCTGCGAGTCATGGAGTCTCAGGAGGCTGGAGCGGCACAGGGGGAGGCCATTATTATGAGACATGGGGAGTGGAAGACGGCGAGTGGGTTATCAAGAGCTTGAAGTTTGTGAGAGGGTACTGGAGGGTGCAAATATTTGATCAGGCTTGA